The stretch of DNA TCCATGGCCATCGGCCTGGTAAACTTCCTCTACTCGCTAGTCAAAGGCGGTTCTGCAGCTCCCAACCCGTGGAACTCTTGGACTCTCGAGTGGTTCACGAACTCACCACCGCCTAAGCACAACTTCGACGGTGTTCCCGTCGTTAGGAAAGACAACACCGTGGTATTCGTCAGTGAAGAAGCCTTATCGAAGTACGGTAAGGACGCAATAGTAGAGGGCAGGGTAGACGTTTCAAACGTGCCCCTCAGCGGAGGCCAGTCACACTCTAGCCACGGGCTAACCCACCATGGCACAACCGATCCTCTCGTGCTGGCCGCAGGCTTGACGCTAGCACTATTCGGCCTATTCGTGAGCAAGCCACTCTCATACCTAGGCGCCATAGTGTTCCTCCTATCCTTGGCTAGATGGCTCTGGAAGGATGTAAAGAACGTATTCGCCGAGGAGCTGCCAGGCTATGTCGAGCACTGGCCTTTCCCCAAGGATAAGATCAGGAGCGCCATGTGGGTGTTTATAGCCAGCGAGGTTGCCACGTTCGGCAGCATATTCAGTGCATACTTCTTCATCAGGTTCAACCCGGTAGGAAAGTTCCTGACCGAGGCGTGGCCTCCAGGATATCTCGTGCACGATGTCAACGTCGGCCTCATAAACACTATAATACTGTTCACTGGGACGATGCTCTTCACCCTAGCATACCTTGGTGTGAAGAGGGACAACTACCTCATAACCCTCTCAGGCCTGCTAGGCACACTCTTCATGGCAATCTACTTCCTGACAGTGAAGTACTTCGAGTGGAAAGAACTCTTGATCGCCGGCCTCGGTCTCGATGCGGGCATGTATATGCAGGCTTACTATGTGACCACGGGAGCACACGCGCTACACGTCATACTGGGAGTACTAGCCACAACATATCTGCTCGTCAAGCTCTTCAACGGCAACCTCAGGGGCAGGCAAGCACTCTCCGAGGTTCTGGCTGTAGGCATCTACTGGGGTATAGTGGAGATAGTCTGGACACTAGTGTTCCCGCTCTACTATCTGGTCTAGAGGGTGAGGGTGAAGTGGCATCGGGAGGAGGATTTGAGGACCTCGCGAGGGAGGCTGCTAAATACTTCGGCGTCTGGATCGTGCTGGTTGCTAGCGCCGTCGCAGAAGTCTATCTAGTGCTGGAAGGTATAGCCAGGAATCCCTTCGTCTTCGTACTGGCTGTGGCCCTCTTCCAGTCGTCGCTAATAGCCCTGTTCTTCCAGCATCTAAGAGACGAGCCCATAATAATCAGGGGGATAACAGTATCCGGCGCTGTGCTAATAGCAATACTAATCATATCAGCTGTGACGAGCGTCCTGACGTGCACGCCATACTTCCCAGGCTAGCACCTGGGGGTGTGGGTGTAAATGGTTTCCAGGTACGCGTTGGGGGCTATAATAGCTGGCATGCTGCTAACTGGCGCCGTGATACTGCTCATCATAGCACGGCTTTTCCAACTAATACCTCCAATATTTTAGACTCGGTTTTCAAACGATTTTCTTCAATCCAATAATCATTGTTAAGTGAAGAGGATTGTATGTACCATCCGATAAGGAGTGTGTCTCTATGAATGGATTGCATGGAGTGTAGGTGAAACCATTGGGGTCAGGAGAGCTGAACTCTATTCTGGAGGCCATAGGCCCTTTCAAATGGGCTGTGCTCGTATCGCTACTAGTAGTGGTTTCCGGCTTATCCATAGGCTTATATACAGCAGTAACTGGGCTGTATCCTAAGGCTGACGTGGCGGGGGGCGAATACGCTACTGTCTATAGCGTCGGCCAACGCCTGTTTCCCGTCACTATACCCAGCACCCAAGGCACGGTCTCGGTTCCCATAGAAGGCAAAGTAAACATAATAGTGCCACAGTATGTGAGGTGCCCAGACATATGTCATTACGAGACTCTCATAATGAAATCTCTAATGATAAAGCTGTTCCAGGAAAACTCTCTCGATGACGTTGTTTTTGTGACTGTAGAGGTTGACCCGTGGAGAGGGTCCTTGGAGGAGGCTGACATGTACATCAAGGAGTCCACAGCATCGCTAGGCTTCACACCTCCCTGGATATGGGTTGGAGGCAACATGGAGCCGCTTGAGACTCTGTATAAACAGCTCGGGCTGAGCGTCCAGCTTGACAGTAGCACGGGCCTCATAGTTCATACGGCCGGATTCTACATAGTCGATAGAAACGGCATCCTGCTCTACTATGTAAAGGTAGAAGATGAGGGTTGGAAGAACCCGGGTAAGGTGGCCGATGTACTTGAATACGTGGTTAATGATGCTCTATCGAAGTAGCGTGCATTGGGAGGCGAAGGGCAGAAACAAGAAGGAACACATGATCCGTATGCAAGCTCAAGGGGCCTACTGAAACCCTCAAAAAACCTCCAAGGCTGCGCTCTAGATGTTTTATCAAGCCGTGAGGAGGGTCTAGGTGGGATCCTGCTATAAAAGTGGGGCTGCTGCTGCACATCTCACCCCAATGTGACGATATGTCTCCACCTTTTTCGGCCAGTAGTATGCGAGGTTTAAACCTCCTCAAGAGCGATGCTAGAGCTTCAACACCCTCATCATTAACAGTGAAGCAAGAACGCCTACCGCGTAGAGCCCTTGAAGCCTCTATCATGAAGGAACGTTCGCTCCTAACAATATCTTTGCATGACAAGGGGGCTATTAGAAGCCTAGGCGGGAGGGGGCCGCCCATGAGAAGTGCAGCTAGCGTTGCATTCGGCTCCAGTATTGCATTGTAAGCCCTGGCTATGACGTCTAACCTACCACTGGGGCCTGCATACCCCCTAGCAGGTATATTCCCGTCTGTCCGGCCTGTAGGCGATATCACTACGTACAAGCTCATAACGCCGTACCATAATTCTATACCTATCTCTGGACACTATCCTTAAAACAACAATATAATGTAGGACAGGTGGTAGGTGTATGGCTAGTCTGAGGGGGTTGAAAGCCAGTGTTATGGCTCTAATAATACTGGCGTTTCTAGCTGTCCTAGTTATGGTATCGCGCTGGCTGTGGATTAATATTATGGCCCTCGATCCTGGCCCCATTCACCCCGCTCTCGCCGTTGTAGGCGGGTTTATCGTAGGCGTTGGTGTGGCAGAGCTGCTTTACACCTACATTTACTTCAGCCCAACCACTATGCTCTCGAACACTATAGATGATATAGTAGAGATAGTAGGGGATATACTTAAGGGTAGGGCTCCCTGGAAGCCTGGGAGTAATGTAGAGTGCAGGGAGCATAATATAGTGGCGGATGGCCCGTACAGGTGTGTCCGCCACCCCGTCTACACTGCAGCCCTCACAATGTTCCTCGGCGCAT from Aeropyrum pernix K1 encodes:
- a CDS encoding cytochrome C oxidase subunit IV family protein, producing the protein MASGGGFEDLAREAAKYFGVWIVLVASAVAEVYLVLEGIARNPFVFVLAVALFQSSLIALFFQHLRDEPIIIRGITVSGAVLIAILIISAVTSVLTCTPYFPG
- a CDS encoding SCO family protein translates to MGSGELNSILEAIGPFKWAVLVSLLVVVSGLSIGLYTAVTGLYPKADVAGGEYATVYSVGQRLFPVTIPSTQGTVSVPIEGKVNIIVPQYVRCPDICHYETLIMKSLMIKLFQENSLDDVVFVTVEVDPWRGSLEEADMYIKESTASLGFTPPWIWVGGNMEPLETLYKQLGLSVQLDSSTGLIVHTAGFYIVDRNGILLYYVKVEDEGWKNPGKVADVLEYVVNDALSK
- a CDS encoding tRNA (pseudouridine-N1)-methyltransferase encodes the protein MSLYVVISPTGRTDGNIPARGYAGPSGRLDVIARAYNAILEPNATLAALLMGGPLPPRLLIAPLSCKDIVRSERSFMIEASRALRGRRSCFTVNDEGVEALASLLRRFKPRILLAEKGGDISSHWGEMCSSSPTFIAGSHLDPPHGLIKHLERSLGGFLRVSVGPLSLHTDHVFLLVSALRLPMHATSIEHH
- a CDS encoding methyltransferase family protein; protein product: MASLRGLKASVMALIILAFLAVLVMVSRWLWINIMALDPGPIHPALAVVGGFIVGVGVAELLYTYIYFSPTTMLSNTIDDIVEIVGDILKGRAPWKPGSNVECREHNIVADGPYRCVRHPVYTAALTMFLGASLVKHYFLLASALMIAAYTILGVFEEARLNARTCGKYMEVMSDKPRLNPLSLLKCMLREIAGGTG